TTGAATTTTGTTGGAATTATTCATCAATTTATTAAATAGAACCTTCTAAGGAGTTGTTGATATTCCTGGAGGTGAAGGGAAGCTTGTATGATAACATAGTACACCGGGCTTTTGACCATAGTTTGATTTGGTTGACTTACTTCTTAATGGGTTCTTTGTTCGTTATATATGACTTTCGATTAGAGCTTCATTGCTCATTATAGATGGCTTTTAATAAAAACTTTGTTGCTCATCATATATGACTTTTGATGAGAGCTTTAACTGCTTGTTATAGATAATATCGATTGAAAGACTTATGGTTTAATATGATGATATGATGAAACAATAATTATTTATCTTATGTTAAGCACTGGTGTTTATCTAATGCATCCTTAATTTAGTGTCTAGTGCATATGTAGTAATATATACTCCGTAATACAGTTATGTCAAACCTTATCTTTGATTACAAATGATACGCTTCTATCTTATAAATTTCTTTTCATAATATTAGTTATTTTTACAAGTTCAACTATTTGTTGAATTCTATTTTCCAACAAGGTAGCCACATAGATACAACCGTGAACCTTGCCCACCCATACAAATttgaagttatatatatatatatatatatatatatatatatatatatatatatatatatatatatatatatatatatatatatatatatatatatatatatatatatatatatatatatatatatatataaagattcatcatcatagggGTAAGGGACGCGAATTGTGATATGATCCCTCCATTAAAAACTTCAAATTCTATATGAAGAGAATAATTTTTGCTGCCACATGTTGATTAAAGAATTATGGTTGCAAGTTTTTGAGTAGATCCCATAATTATTGTTCATCagctttgttattttttttttcctattttcttaattaatcaattatttgaTTTAATTTTCATCTTAGacaatttttaaaaaattgtGGTTGcaagtttttgaattattttgcTATTCGTTTATATTTTATGAATTATTTGGTCTAatcttaaaacaaaattttagcaATCCCAATGAAAAATGTGTTTACCTATTAGAAAGAGTTTTAAAATGGCTATTGCAACTAGCTTACACGAGATATGTTTTATCCGGTTGGAAGGTATATGCTGTTTTTTGTTTTTATGCAAAAAGACACCAAGTAAATTTAAGAGATTTTGGTATGATTTGGTTTAGGATTTTTATATTAGATGTTGATTTTAGTAATTTTCTTTGACAAAGATGAAAGAGCTAAgggtaaaattatcattttaccTATGTTTAACACATGTATTTAttttggttttaattttttttattggtttCTTCACTTCGGTTTTGGTCCATCTTATTCCAATAAGAAAAAAATAGTAATTTTGTTTTTGCAAGAGAACCAATGAAAATCATTGATTAAATGGATCATTATTTGTTGTCtgctataataataatattgtattGATCTAGAAGCATGTTTGATATAGAGCGTTTAAGAGTTTATAacttttagcttttgacaaaacactatagtttaaacaaaaaacttcatTTGGCAGTACGGATGTTTAACTTTTAAGTTAaagtagcgtttaacaaaacgtcATTACGCtttttaaattattttcaaaaatttctttgaaaatatgtttatgtatttaaagAATTTTTCTTTTCTGTAATTTTGTATATTTCAAAAACTTCCAACTATTTTTCTTAaatattcatataacaaataaaaactaTAGTTTCTAGCTGCCAGCTTTCCACTACCCGTTACCAGTTAGTAATCATTTTCGTCAAACACTccctatattattattattattattattactactactactattattattattattattattattattattattattattattattatcttttttaaaattttcctacTTTTAAGGTTGTACCCTACGTATAAATTGTGGTATAATGGATGAACGATGTGTGTTGAGAGTGTTGATGTTACCAAGAACCCAAGCTATGCGATCCCGTGTCTTCGGATAAGAACCCAGGAAAAATAGAAAGTGTTAATAGATATATCAAAAGCATATCGATTGCATAATCAGTATTTTCCCGTAACAATTCTTTACTGCTCAATCGTTCCAGTTTTTTGGAATTTGATTCTATCTGCAAAGAAACCAACCAGTGTTAAAGATTAGCAATCATACCTACTATTTTAAAAGAGAACCATTTGAAAAAAGGTCATGTGTTAGTTATAATAATATACTTTAATTGACTTTTTATTGTGGCTTCTTAATTTCATTTCCTTATGTTAAACATTGCAGGTTGAAAAGTCTATTTAGTTATAGCAATCTCATTAAGTACATATATCTTTGTTATAGTATAAAAGTATTAATAAAAGTTCTTTTTTGCTGTAATGACttcaaaaaatttatatatatatatatatatatatatatatatatatatatatatatatatatatatatatatatatatatatatatatatatatataacgattttaatataacataaataaattaaaatgaagTGTTATAATACCCAAACATATATAGAACGCATTAACATTAGTACCTCTCTAGAATGCGAATAAATTCCACCGGCAACAAGATCAGCTGAAACTGTTTTAGATCCTTCTGAAGCTGCTTTTGATCGGTAGTATTTTACAATTGGAAGCTTTGGGAACACGAATGCATATAGAAGTACACAAAGCAACTCGAAGATTGTGCATAGCGTAAAGAATAAAACTGCAAAACAAAGATTTCTCTATGTTAGGCCTTGTTTGTTTTTCGAGTAAGTATTATCCAGATAAAATAATGTTTGAATacattatattaatttttttttgaaaaaataactGCAAATTTGAGAAAATTTGAGGAAAAAACAAAATATAGCAATTTTGTAAAAAGTTggacttagggggtgtttggcttatttTTGAGGGGCCAAAAGTTCTTTTGGGAAAAGATAGAATGCAAAAAATGTTTGGGAAAAACattttaaaagctacttttggattttagatataaaaaaaaaatgactttttgaagaAGTTAGGgaatcctgactttttgtaacttttgccTTCCAAAAAGATAAGTTAAACACCCTTTAGCATGGAACCTTTTTATAGTCGGGTTTTTTTTTAAGGATAAATAATTAATCTAgatagtttatatattgtatcCTCCGAACTCCGTGCACATTTTATCTAAAGTTTCATATCcttacaaatttcaaaacaagaaattaaatatcctcttaTTTTTTGTTTCTACCAATCTTTCTATTCATTTAAATGATAACATGTGTCatattaatataataaaatatcattaaattttattaaacGAGCATTAAATGTTACGCATGTAACTATTTCATTGGATCGATAGAAGGATTTGTAAGAATAAAAAGtagaaaaatatttaatttctcttccaAAACCATTCTACTAAAATtaaatacaattttaaaagtaatTTCTTTTAGGAAAATCACAACATGGTCAAAACAGAAAGGTTTTAAACAAAACGACATTTTTTTAGTACAAATGACAACAACATATTTATCTATGGGCCTATTGATAAAACAATTTGTATGGTctcttaaaaaaatttattttttcaaaatatgGTGAAATCGTTTTTGGTTTTTCTATATTTATACTTTCTAAAATCTATTTcgcaaaaaaataatttttatagtGGGAGATTGATTGTTGGATTGAGAAAGATTTTAACATTATTTTGGGTAAGAAAATGAGGAAATATCTTAAAATAagtttttattttcagaaaccacTACGAAATTTATGGtcgatttaaataaaataaaataaaataaaaaccgaaaatGATGATGTTTTACTGAGTTTATCTCATTTTTCGACAAAAATATTTAACACAATAAGTTACTTTTACcactaaataaaatatttaatcgCATTTTCAAGGTTAATAGACTAAAGTCATAatacacaaaataaaaatattgatGTCATATCTAGCTTTTCCAAAAAAACAAGAACCGGAACTGAAACCGTTTGAGGCGGATCCAAAATTTTATGAACCGGAACAGACAGTTCCGAGATGGTCCCGCTTCCGAAAGCAGATACCCGGTTCCGCTGCTTACCCTATTGATTATTGATGGGGTCCAAGAAAACCCACTTTCCAATATAGAAAACCAAACGTAAAAGCATATAAATGTGAAGGACTTACGTGCTCCCTTTCGTAAACCGTTTTGTGAATTATCAAAAACACCTTTCGTAAACAATCTCAAAGTGGAGGTAAGAGCTCCTGATGCAGAAAGCCCCGCTAGAAACGACTATAAATACCCCAACCACAAGACAAATCATTATATCACATAGTCAAAACACAAGTCCACACACACAAATAATTACAAATATATAATAATTTGATTTATAGGTACTAACTTGAATGAACTCGGGGAGCATGAACGACAAGTCTCCAACCATTCCACCTTGCACATAAGCATCGGCTAACCCAAAGGCACCACTTATCAGACACACGCAGATGAAACTTCCCATTCCTCCTTTACCAGATGTTGCTAAATCCAACTACAATACATGACACAAACGGAATCACTTCGTTGTTAATTTTCCAAAAAATTTTGAGacatttttggggacttacaagcaGAACAGCGAGAGTACTGAAGAAGAAGAGAATGTATCCAAATAGATTTCGTTTCCTGGTGTTTATATTGGCTTCATGGTATGTGAGAATCGCGAGTGTTCCGAGGGCGAAGGGTTGGTATACGAGTGTCAGGACTCTCATGGAGTGATACTTCTGCAGCAAATCGTCCAAAATCATGGTTAGTTTCGATTGAAAAAATGGTACGTATGATAACACGAAGGTGAGTGGTAGGTTTAATTAGGAGATTACTGGAAACAAATGAACATAGTAATCTTCAATCGTCAGCATGCTATTCCAAGAAAACGCACACCCAATTCCAAGAAGCCAACACACCACCATTGCAGTAAACTTCCCCTGCAAATTTCACAGTTTCGTTTATGAATCATGATCATCCAAAACTTATTCAGTGATTCACAGTTTTTCAAGATCACTAAACGAAGCAAACAAAAGTGTTACCTCCAGTTTTTTGGGTGTACTCCCTTTCTCAGTTGTCGTTGGAATTGCTGCTTCCATTTTAGCAGTATGTTTACAACCTGTTTGTCGAGATTCCCCGGATGAgctttttaaaattgaaaatcaaTATGCATTATACATAAACATAAAGCAACTGAAATTCATAGTGGAAAGGGTAGAATTTATACAGTACCAAAGAGAGGATTCAAGAAACTGGGAGTGAAAATTATCGATCTTAGTGTGATTTCCGAGAGGGTTAATACcttaaaaaccattatttatacaTCCTCGTTTCGATTTAACcccaaatttattttttgttcttCATTTGCCATTATATTTTAGAAAACGTTTCATTTTCGGACCCTTAACCGGTCATCAACAGGtaatgatgacgtgtcagtttttgCATTTTTTTGTTTGCATTTGGCCCCAACATTTCCGTATAAGTTTGCGTTTAACCCCAATATTTTTTGTTCCCCATTTGCCAttattttttagacaaaatttcgTTTTAGCCATTGGTCAGTCACGAATAGATATTTTAAAACGTAAGAGTTGAAACTACGACTTCTCATTGAGGGTGAGGCGTGTTACCTAGTAAGCCAATAACTTTTTTTTGTATTATCAGTGTTTGTTGTATTTAATCTACACATgtattttaaaataaaggaaaaatatCTAGTATAAGTCTTGAATCTGTAACATCTAATAAACAATATGACATGTTAATCTTTAAGCTAATCAAAATTGTTAATTCATTCGTAATTCATCTAAAAACAATTGGTTATGTTTACCAACATATTTGTTAAGAAACCATATATTTCTAAAGAGTAAAAAATGTGCCTTCTCTTTAAGGGACGATGCGTGTTAGATGGTAAGTTAATGGTTCTTTTTTGTATTATCAATGTTTGTTGTATTGAATTTAATGTAAACATGTAACACGCCTCGTCCCTTAAAGAGAAGGCACATTTTTTTTACTCTTTAGAAATATATGG
The genomic region above belongs to Lactuca sativa cultivar Salinas chromosome 4, Lsat_Salinas_v11, whole genome shotgun sequence and contains:
- the LOC111899745 gene encoding equilibrative nucleotide transporter 3 → MEAAIPTTTEKGSTPKKLEGKFTAMVVCWLLGIGCAFSWNSMLTIEDYYVHLFPKYHSMRVLTLVYQPFALGTLAILTYHEANINTRKRNLFGYILFFFSTLAVLLLDLATSGKGGMGSFICVCLISGAFGLADAYVQGGMVGDLSFMLPEFIQSFLAGLSASGALTSTLRLFTKGVFDNSQNGLRKGALLFFTLCTIFELLCVLLYAFVFPKLPIVKYYRSKAASEGSKTVSADLVAGGIYSHSREIESNSKKLERLSSKELLRENTDYAIDMLLIYLLTLSIFPGFLSEDTGSHSLGSWYVLVLIAMYNMWDLVGRYIPLIKCMKLESRKGLMIAVLARYLLIPAFYFTAKYADQGWMIFLTSFLGLTNGYLTVCVLTSAPKGYKGPEQNALGNILVLYLMGGIFVGVTCDWLWLIGKGW